The Hevea brasiliensis isolate MT/VB/25A 57/8 chromosome 1, ASM3005281v1, whole genome shotgun sequence DNA segment AAGAAGTAGACTCATGCCCTTAATGTTAATACTGATTTACTTTGGATTTTCTATCAATGGTTGATAAGTAATTTCATTAATCAAAAGTTGAGTTTCAATGCATTACTCTGTTTGAAGGTTCTTTATAGCTTCATTTGGTACTTACTGGCTGTTCTCATATTAGGATTGCtaattcttactattatttggtggGAATTCTTAATTCTTTGCTTTGAAGCAATATTGTTCTTTCAAATTCAGATTCTAGCCCAATGTTGAGAAATGGAGAGACCGGAGATTGGATTGGGACCTTTGAAGGACATAAAGGTGCAGTGTGGAGTTGTTGCCTTGATACTAATGCATTGCGAGCAGCATCTGCATCTGCAGATTTTACAGCGTATGTAATTAAGCTTGTTCCTCTCAAAGTAATGTACATTTCGACAAAGAAAAATGAATATTTTATAGAacttatataataaattatgctGCTTTATTATTTTTAGGAAATTGTGGGATGCTTTGACTGGGGATGAATTACACTCTTTTGAGCATAAGCACATTGTTAGGGCTTGTGCCTTTTCAGAGGTATTATAAAATTTTCCTGTTTCATGTGTCTAGTTGAATGCTATTCTCTTAACTTCAATACAGGAAACATTTTGTCATCAGCATAAAAGTAAAGGTTTTCTTTTATATGCATTCTTCATTTGCTTTCAGTGACGAAGTTATTTAACCTAGGCGTAAAGTTGAAGTAATAGGAGTCATCAAATGATGGTACCAATTTAAGAAATTTTTTCTACCAAAATTCAGAATGATTGGAAGAGTTATGACCACATTTTATGCTTCTAACTGTTTCGAAATGCCTTCAGCGAATCTGAAGTTCTGTCAATGATTTAGTAGAATCAAATGGCTTAAATTATTTTAGTTTCATGATTTTGATTTCTAAGTTTAATTGAAAATTATATGGAAAATTCTGATTCTTTAAAAATACGAAATAAATTGGGTCTTCTTGCATCACACACTCTAGAGTCCAGAGCTTGTctggatttttcttttgtttagaTCTGTCTTGTTTGCTACTTCTAAAAGATCTAAATTTTATGTGACTATTCTTGTAAGTGGGTATAAGTTTGACTTTGGAGTCTTTCAATGTTCCTATGTACCTCCCTCAATTCAAGTTTTCAAAACCTgggaaaatatttttcttttgtgCTTTGTTTATGCATTGGAATTTGGAATTTCTCTTTTCTTTCATAATGTTTTTGTTGAGTATGATTGATTTTGTTTTGTACAGCATTATTAGCTGGTCCCAGATTTATGAATTTGAgtcttttatattatttttgcTATGCATGTAATCACATGGTGATTCACTGAATAtttatgttgtgaattgtgattgtgGAATTCCTCTATTCTTTCATGGGTGAAAAATATGTATATGTCTCATTGCTTTATCCCTTAGCCTTAGTTTATGCACAGTGTCTAAGCTATTCTTTGTGCAGGATACACATCTTCTACTTACTGGCGGAGTGGAGAAAATTCTTCGTATATTTGACTTGAATCGTCAGGATGCACCCCCAAGAGAAGTTGACAGTTCACCTGGTTCTATTAGAACTGTTGCATGGCTTCACAGCGACCAGACCATATTAAGTTCTTGTACTGACATGGGTGGTGTGAGGTATGAATGATAATAAAGAGATTGAGCTGCTACATTGATTCCTTTTCATTTTTCCCTGTTGGTTCTGTAGtgccattttttttttaactgagctAGTTATTTATAGGACAGTAGACAATAAAAAATTCTAATTGTTGTCATAAATTTTGGATGTTCATTGCTGCTCAGCTATAAAGTGTGAAAAATTATGCTAAAAGCATGTCATATGACATTCTcatattttgtaatattacttgATCTAAAAAAGtgatattattttttctttgttcctAGAAGACTAAATTTGCATTCAATCTTGTTTCTCAAATGGAACTTTCATACATATTCTTTCAAGTAGCTTTGGTCCAAGTGAAAAACTTTGGTATGAGCTGCCAGTTAGCCACAATGCcacattttcttttaaataattaataagcaAAGACAAATAGTGAAGAGATGGAGTTTAATTTTGGTGTTATATCAACTAAAATTAAGTTAGTAAGACAACTTTCCAGTAAAGTTGGTGTTGGAAGGCCACCAATAAACTTCCAATTATCATACAATCATGCAGTCATGCTTAATTCAGATACTGTATATTGGCTTCACTTAAATCACCACTTGAGTCTCCAGTATTTACAATCATGTTGATAGATTGTAGTAATTACGTTCATGCATTTGGAGCAGCATGTTGTTGATTGGTATTGATTGAGCTGTATGCAAGAGTGCAAAATTTATGGCCTGTCTGAGTTGTTTCTTGTGGTCTGACTGTTCTTATTATGACTTCATCTTTGGTATCTTCACACATGAAGCTAAGATTGCTACTATTATGTCTTCATCTCTGCTTAAACTAATCTGTTGCTGAATGATTTCCTTATCTTCTTtgggaaatatttattatgcaagTTTGACCTCATAATTTATTGGTGACTCTGTAGGTTATGGGACATACGAAGTGGAAAAATTGTTCAAACTCTTGACACGAAGTCACCTGTAACTAGCGCTGAAGTTAGTCAGGATGGTCGATATATAACTACTGCTGATGGGTCTACAGTTAAATTTTGGGATGCAAATCAGTAAGTTGGATTTTGAATTCTTCATATGTAATCTTGGTAATTTTGTGGCATTGACCAGTAACATCTTTTCTTGTTCATTTCCAGCTTTGGGCTGGTGAAGAGCTACAATATGCCATGCAATGTGGAATCAGCTTCATTGGAACCAAAACTTGGTAATAAATTTGTCGCAGGTGGAGAAGATATGTGGATCCATGTATTTGATTTCAATACAGGAGAACAGATTGGTATGTATTTCCGAATCGTTGGATCTTCAGATTGGTTATATAGTTAAGAACCAAGTAAAAAACTAGGTGATCAGCAATTCAGCATTTTTGCTTTGTGCTGAATGGGCTTTTTGCTTCTTTGTAACCACTGCACAGTTTTTGGCAAGATATCTTGCTGCTTTAAGTAAATACTCCATTAAGGTCCAAGATTTGATGTAGATTTACCATCAAAGCATCTATTCCTCACTAGCTGCTTGTTGTCATTCTAGTTTTTAACTTCTAGGCTATGGCAAGATGtccttgccaaaaaaaaaaaggaaaggaaaagtgaaaaagaAAAGTCGATCATCTAAGCTGAATGGCAGATGAGCTGTGTTTATTGGTTTGATCAGTGATCCTTTTGCCAACCTATCTGTTAGTTCACCCCCTTTCCATCTCATTCATCTCACCTTTgaaaaaaaagattttttttgcCACCATAAGCAGATGAGCTGCACTTAAATGCGTCATCCGGAGGAATTTCAGATCTGTTGTGTAGTTAAAATTTGCTGATCTTTGTGGGTTTATGGTTTTAATCAGCTTCTTGCACATGCTTTTCTTGTGCAGGGTGCAACAAGGGTCACCATGGTCCTGTTCATTGTGTGCGGTTCTCCCCTGGAGGTGAATCTTATGCTTCAGGGTCTGAAGATGGAACTATCAGAATCTGGCAAACAGGGCCCGCAAATCTCGAGGAGAATGATTCACTCTCCAGAAATGGGCCAACTGGAAAAGTGAAGGCATTAGCTGATGATGTAGCCCATAAGATCGAAAGCTTTCATATAAGCAAAGAAGGGAAAGCTTCTGAGAAGGACAAGGCAACAGATGCCTGACTAGGGCTTTAAAGTTTAGATTGTCTATGGGATTCAACCTGTTTGTTTTGGTATTTGCTCGAGTGTTAAGTTGTTGGCATGTTCATGTGACTTATTGAGGGTTGTTCTTCTGTGAAAATAAATTGACTTATAAAGCAAATCAAGATCAGACCTAAGAATCTATGTTTTTCATATTTTACAAGAacttttagttttattaaaatatagataGAAATAgacttattttttaattaatatttttaaattttaatataatcaaATAAGATGTTAACTTAATTATCTGTTAAGTATATAAAAAATTTCATTGttggataaaaattttttattatgcttttttttttatttggaagacctattagttttatttttattgctatgatttttttttgttttttaatggAAGATCTATTAGTTTAGCttttattaaacttttaatttttttaatttttaactaataatttattttattttataaaaataaataaataaatcttaacaTTAGTAGACTTTCTATTAAATTATTATcattaaattttattcaattaggttttatattaattgattaattaattaattaattaatatttttataataattatattaagtaATTATATTAAACATATAAGGTATAAATGATGAAGGGTATTTTGGGCAATACAAATGTCTCCCTCCCCcttcatatatttttatatatatcatagattataaaatattttttgtatatattttaattaattatatataatttttatagtaaatatttaagaaaaatttattttttattttttattttttaaattataatagggataaaaatatataaagtatcaataaaaattattatatccgAATCTAATtagtattttaaatatttaaactcACCCTTAAACCTGATTGTATTACCTTAAAGAATACTTGAAATTTACAGTCTATTAGGCTAAAAAAAGTCATAACAAGTGGTAATAAGTTCATAATGAAAAACGGCTTGTTCTCATTCTCTCTTTTGAAAAAAAAtgctatttattattttttagaatGCCTCtcgttatttttttttctaataatttaagtgaatttatattttttaagattaattatattcaaatataagtttaaaataaatattcaaatcaTCAATGAGATATATTAACTACTCAATAAAGTTaagaaattatataaaaatttggcAAATAAAAGTAGGAATACATAATTAAATAGCTAATATATAGcttattacatataattcatcatACTCATCttgatattaatataaaatagtaTAACTTTATCAATGTAGATTGTAATGCAACTCTTAATTATGACCAATTTCAAACTTGGATTATTAATTGCAAATTTCCATATCtgtattttctattttgaaatgtacataatgaaataaaattaaatgtgcAATCTCACCATCCATCAATTTTTAgaagaatattaaaataaataacatgaatatTTGAAAATGTAGCTTTTCCACTAAAAGTGAAATTTTGTGGCTTAAACCCATTGCAATTAAAATACATGAGTAAAGTATAATTTTCATTATCATTTCCAATAACTTGACCATGCCCAATAATAAAAGACACTGATCTttaataattacaaattttatactaaataatAGTTTGTAATTaggtaaaaaaatattaattaaaatttgacaattaATTTTCAAACTCTAAGTATCATTGATATTTAAAAAGTTAATTGACACTGAAAagtatgttaaaaaaaaaaactcatctttgatatgtaattttttatttagtATTGCCTTGTACTCATTGTTTTGTGAGCAGAGTATATAAATACTTATTGGCGACTTATAACCTTACAATTAGTGTATTTCaaccaaaatataaaaaatattaataataatctaaataaaatcaaataaaaagtaaataaaatatttatataaacaaaaTCAACTACTTTTTTTTATAAGAACAAAATCAACAACTTGACCTTAACAATGTTAAGCAAACCACTATCAGGCCCATCAACATATTATAAATAATTGATGTTTTTAAgtttagttttaatttttaaaactaaTTTCATTATGACTAGTAACATTgtttaaaaattgtttaatgaTTTTTGTaggttcaaattaaaatttttttgactTTTATAAGCAattgatttaaaaataaaaatttcgtttAAACACAAAAACAAATAAAGTTTTTCATAAAATCAATTAAGTGTGAATAAAATCACACAAAACAAATGTAAGTTATTAATAAGTTTAATGTAAACAAAATCAActactttttttttataataacaaAATAAACTACTTGACCTTAACAATATTAAGCAAACTACTGTTAGGCCCATCAACATATCATAAATAATTGAGGTTTTtaagtttaattttaatttttaaaattaatttcatcatGGCTAATAATATTGTTTCAAAGATGTTTAATGATTTTTGTAGGCTCAAATTAAAAACTTTTTGACTTTTATAAGcaattgatttttaaaataaaaatttcatttaaacACAAAACAAATAAAGTTATTCGTAAAATCTATTAAGTGTGAGTAAAATCACACAAAACAAATGTAAGTTATTGATAACTCTATTGTAAACAAAAGTTAATTTATTGATAAGTCTAttatttaaatctcattttatgcCTCTAAACTTTAATATATTGCTAGAGAGTAGAGAAGGATGATATATGGTATGGTAAAAAGGAGAACTTATAAATTACTCCtactattttatataaaataatttacattaaatgACAAACTAATAAAATATAAGTATATATACATAAATGGATTCCATAAAATAATAACTACCTATAGACTCTTATATCTAGTTTCAAAAAATTTGTAACAAAAGtttaaaaggttattttttttaattggtctaattaaataaaaaaaaattaatgagctcatattataataatttaaagagtttttattggttaattaaattaaaaaattagtgaactattttttttaaatttccttttaaGTAATAACAAAAATTTCAAAGATTTAAATTATGAGTAAAATATATAAGACTTGATCAAAATGCTACATTCGTTCAATACTAAAAATACAAGACTCGGTCAAAATACTACATTCGTTCAACACTAGATTCATGGACTAAAAAAAGCTATTGtctcttaaaaaattttaatttttaatttagagtaattTAAATATGATTATATCCTTAATAAACTCTcacatcttataaaaattttaaaagatttttatttattgactaaataaataaaaattatttaatgagctcatatgttaataatttaaaatattttttattagcccaactaaattaaaaaaattaataacccGTATTTTTCAAATTTacttaaaaaggaaatttaaaaagaattaaattgtgaataAATTATAGAAAACACCTATGTCTAaacgttatattaattattggcACTTTATATATAAATGAAGTATCagtcattaattaatattttttattggtctaattaaataaaaaaattaatagactaatattctaataatttaaaacattattttttTACTGACCCaactaaattaaataataaatgtcCTATGTTAAAAAGTTCATTTATATGGAGTACGAGAGTTTAAAGGCCGCGACTAAAATTAAATGGATAATAGGACTCCAGGTTAAAACCTATTCAtgcatttattatatatttttaattaattttataaaaatatcaatgtaaatatttaatttaaaaattattaaattaatttctatatAAGACTGAGTTTATAGTAAATATAGctaatatttttttcatattttaaagtTGTTCCCAAAATTAGCccaactaaattaaaaaaattagtaacccgtattttttaaaattacttaaaaatgaaatttaaaaagaattaattgTGAATAAGTTATAGAAGACACCTAAGTCTAaacgttatattaattattggcACTTTATATATAAATGAAGTATCagtcattaattaatattttttattggtctaattaaataaaaaaattaatagactaatattctaataatttaaaacattattttttTACTGACCCaactaaattaaataataaatgtcCTATGTTAAAAAGTTCATTTATATGGAGTACGAGAGTTTAAAGGCCGCGACTAAAATTAAATGGATAATGGGACTCTAGGTTAAAACCTATTCAtgcatttattatatatttttaattaattttataaaaatatcaatgtaaatatttaatttaaaaattattaaattaattcctATGTAAGACTGAGTTTATAGTAAATATAGCTAATATTTTTCTCATATTTTAAAGTTGTTCCCAAAATTAGCccaactaaattaaaaaaattagtaacccgtattttttaaaattacttaaaaaggaaatttaaaaagaattaaattgtgaataAGTTATAGAAGACACCTAAGTCTAaacgttatattaattattggcactttatatataaatgaaatatcagtcattaattaatattttttattgatctaattaaataaaaaaattaatagactaatattctaataatttaaaacattattttttTACTGACCCaactaaattaaataataaatgtcCTATGTTAAAAAGTTCATTTATATGGAGTACGAGAGTTTAAAGGCCGCGACTAAAATTAAATGGATAATAGGACTCCAGGTTAAAACCTATTCAtgcatttattatatatttttaattaattttataaaaatatcaatataaatatttaatttaaaaattattaaattaattcctATATAAGACTGAGTTTATAGTAAATATAGctaatatttttttcatattttaaagtTGTTCCCAAAATTAGCccaactaaattaaaaaaattagtaacccgtattttttaaaattacttaaaaatgaaatttaaaaagaattaaattgtgaataAGTTATAGAAGACACCTAAGTCTAaacgttatattaattattggcACTTTATATATAAATGAAGTATCagtcattaattaatattttttattggtctaattaaataaaaaaattaatagactaatattctaataattta contains these protein-coding regions:
- the LOC110649634 gene encoding uncharacterized protein LOC110649634 encodes the protein MDKKKLAVPLVCHGHSRPVVDLFYSPVTPDGFFLISASKDSSPMLRNGETGDWIGTFEGHKGAVWSCCLDTNALRAASASADFTAKLWDALTGDELHSFEHKHIVRACAFSEDTHLLLTGGVEKILRIFDLNRQDAPPREVDSSPGSIRTVAWLHSDQTILSSCTDMGGVRLWDIRSGKIVQTLDTKSPVTSAEVSQDGRYITTADGSTVKFWDANHFGLVKSYNMPCNVESASLEPKLGNKFVAGGEDMWIHVFDFNTGEQIGCNKGHHGPVHCVRFSPGGESYASGSEDGTIRIWQTGPANLEENDSLSRNGPTGKVKALADDVAHKIESFHISKEGKASEKDKATDA